A genomic window from Buteo buteo chromosome 13, bButBut1.hap1.1, whole genome shotgun sequence includes:
- the MMD gene encoding monocyte to macrophage differentiation factor, whose translation MRRLQERFRRFMNHPAPANSRYKPTCYEHAANCYTHAFLIVPAIVGSALLHRLSDDRWEKITAWMYGMGLCALFIVSTVFHIVSWKKSHLRTMEHCFHMCDRMMIYVFIAASYAPWLNLRELGPLASHMRWFIWLMAAGGTIYVFLYHEKYKIVELFFYLAMGFSPALVVTSMSNTDGLQEVAWGGLIYCLGVVFFKSDGVIPFAHAIWHIFVATAAAVHYYAIWKYLYRSPADIIRHL comes from the exons ATGCGGCGGCTCCAGGAGAGGTTCAGGAG GTTCATGAACCACCCAGCTCCAGCAAACAGCCGCTACAAACCCACTTGCTATGAACATGCTGCTAACTGTTACACACATGCA ttCCTCATTGTTCCTGCGATTGTGGGTAGTGCCCTTCTCCACCGGCTTTCTGATGATCGATGGGAAAAGATAACAGCATGGATGTATGGCATGGGGCTCTGTGCGCTCTTCATTGTCTCCACAGTATTTCATATTGTTTCTTGGAAAAAGAGTCACTTAAG GACCATGGAGCATTGCTTTCACATGTGTGACAGAATGATGATCTATGTCTTTATTGCGGCATCATATGCACCATG GTTAAATCTACGTGAGCTTGGGCCTCTAGCATCTCACATGCGTTGGTTTATCTGGCTGATGGCTGCTGGAGGAACCATTTATGTATTTCTCTACCATGAAAA GTATAAGATTGTTGAACTCTTTTTCTATTTAGCGATGGGATTTTCTCCTGCTCTGGTAGTGACATCCATG AGCAACACCGATGGACTTCAGGAGGTTGCCTGGGGAGGCTTGATATATTGTCTGGGTGTGGTGTTCTTCAAGAGCGATGGAGTCATTCCGTTTGCCCATGCCATCTGGCACATATTTGTGgccacagcagctgctgttcaTTACTATGCCATTTGGAAGTACCTTTACAGAAGTCCTGCAGACATAATTCGTCACTTatga